The following proteins come from a genomic window of Anguilla rostrata isolate EN2019 chromosome 17, ASM1855537v3, whole genome shotgun sequence:
- the pigq gene encoding phosphatidylinositol N-acetylglucosaminyltransferase subunit Q: MVLKIFFPRCCNMADSGLLIGHWLPGQDSAVVLAVVHYPFIPGQVKRYLSQLQNESRVELAVLGSWSMPKEGQEGMESFLRDLSTIFPRGRWLQLSREMGKRGFTCQVVHRDGELPRGEGENCKGDNGDGGGVIFIHYDQRKVMLSQLHPLEGGDGGVATVMGAEPSELRLVFSTVAQSQPLFLTDKYDDGPLKLTHWQSEGREASIIVELAKQASVPLCLLLTWLLSLWTWLCSSRLLNLPPVRLVSSKLSTCVQLSYRTEHLQTVSSPKRALGHAEFMRKANIFVSFFVDVALGLLLISWLYRENRISRLANTLVPVADRVAKELQELLQWLMGAPAGFKMNRALDEVLGRFFLYHIHLWISYIHLMSPFIESLLWYMGLCACLGLTFALSVLSDIVALLTFHIYCFYVYGARLYCLKIYGLSSLWRLFRGKKWNVLRQRVDSCSYDLDQLFIGTLLFTILLFLLPTTALYYLVFTLLRLVVVLFQGLIHLSVDFINSFPLFAMGLRLCRSYRLAEGVKFRVLCEEPGKPLHLLMEINPLQYGSVLQWYRTPTYNCYPKDSWAALCKKLFVGELVYPWRQKGTKTD, translated from the exons ATGGTGCTGAAGATTTTCTTTCCCCGGTGCTGCAACATGGCGGACAGCGGCCTCCTCATTGGCCACTGGCTCCCGGGTCAGGACTCGGCCGTGGTCCTGGCCGTTGTCCACTACCCTTTCATCCCAGGACAGGTGAAGAGGTACCTCAGCCAGTTGCAGAATGAGAGCCGGGTGGAGCTGGCTGTGCTGGGCTCCTGGAGTATGCCAAAGGAGGGCCAGGAGGGGATGGAGAGCTTCCTGAGGGACCTGAGCACAATCTTCCCCCGCGGCCGCTGGCTGCAGCTCAGCCGGGAGATGGGCAAGAGAGGCTTCACCTGTCAGGTGGTCCACAGGGATGGCGAGCTACCCAGAGGGGAAGGCGAAAACTGCAAAGGCGATAATGGAGACGGGGGAGGGGTCATCTTCATCCACTATGACCAGCGCAAGGTGATGCTGTCCCAGCTCCACCCACTcgagggaggggatgggggcGTGGCCACTGTGATGGGAGCGGAGCCATCGGAGCTTCGCCTGGTTTTCTCGACGGTGGCGCAGAGCCAGCCGCTCTTCCTCACAGACAAGTACGATGACGGGCCCCTGAAGCTGACGcactggcagtcggagggccgggaggccagcatcATCGTGGAGTTAGCCAAGCAGGCCTCCGTCCCGCTCTGCCTCCTGCTCACCTGGCTGCTCTCGCTCTGGACCTGGCTCTGCAGTTCCAG GCTTCTGAACCTACCGCCGGTGCGTCTTGTGTCCAGTAAATTGTCCACCTGTGTGCAGTTGAGCTACAGAACGGAGCACCTTCAGACTGTGAGCTCCCCCAAGAGAGCTCTGGGCCACGCAGAATTCATGAG GAAAGCCAACATCTTTGTGTCTTTCTTTGTGGACGTGGCTCTGGGACTGCTCCTCATCTCCTGGCTGTATCGGGAAAACCGAATTAGCCGCCTCGCTAACACACTCGTGCCAGTGGCTGAT CGTGTTGCCAAGGAGCTACAGGAGCTACTGCAGTGGCTGATGGGAGCTCCGGCTGGATTTAAGATGAACCGGGCTCTGGACGAAGTCCTTGGCCGGTTCTTCCTCTACCACATCCATCTGTGGATCA GTTACATCCACCTGATGTCTCCCTTCATTGAGAGTCTCCTTTGGTACATGGGTCTCTGTGCGTGCTTGGGGTTGACCTTTGCCCTATCTGTGCTGTCAGACATTGTGGCCCTGCTCACCTTCCACATTTACTGCTTCTATGTCTACGGAGCCAG GCTGTACTGTCTGAAGATCTACGGGCTGTCCTCTCTCTGGCGGCTCTTCAGGGGGAAGAAGTGGAACGTCCTGCGCCAGCGCGTGGACTCCTGCTCCTACGACCTGGACCAG CTGTTCATTGGAACGTTGCTCTTCACCATCCTGCTGTTCCTGCTGCCCACGACCGCTCTGTACTACCTCGTTTTTACCCTG CTCCGCCTGGTGGTGGTCCTGTTCCAGGGGTTGATTCACCTGAGTGTGGACTTCATCAACTCCTTTCCCCTGTTCGCCATGGGCCTGCGGCTGTGCCGGTCCTACAGGCTGGCCG AGGGCGTTAAATTCCGGGTGCTGTGTGAGGAACCTGGCAAACCCCTGCACCTACTGATGGAG ATTAACCCCCTGCAGTatggctctgtgctgcagtggtaCAGAACTCCCACCTATAACTGCTACCCCAAGGACTCCTGGGCGGCCCTGTGCAAGAAGCTGTTTGTGGGGGAGCTGGTGTACCCCTGGAGGCAGAAGGGCACTAAGACGGACTGA
- the eef2kmt gene encoding protein-lysine N-methyltransferase EEF2KMT codes for MNIINDKIGEDDRKSVRDMIFTFQVSFFAMCRLSSFPWNTLEMKLQCDESSDIILEILNKTFLHSICRKTPPSVKYRRLFLSELIKRHEATTTEPLDELYDALGEVLGAEEKSVCYKSYLLPSGDAVSLSESMAVVSEGTTGLVTWEAALYLAEWALENPQVFADRNVLELGSGVGLTGIAVCRSCAPHRYMFSDCHPSVLKQLRNNVRLNGLSVSSGPHASVTVEELDWATVTEDRLRELRFDTVIASDVVYDPVVIGCLVGLLYKILNCTVQGGSCANIYISSTIRNPDTYSCFKTQLESAGIKQQVISGPVKPVFPYNRTTSIEIIKLHL; via the exons atgaatattataaatgataaaattggCGAGGATGACAGGAAGAGCGTTAGAGATATGATATTTACTTTCCAAGTTTCCTTCTTCGCAATGTGTCGATTGTCTTCGTTTCCATGGAAT ACCCttgaaatgaaattacagtGTGACGAATCTTCTGACATTATCCTTGAAATTCTGAACAAG ACGTTTCTTCATTCAATATGTCGAAAGACTCCCCCATCTGTCAAGTACAGGCGACTCTTCCTCTCCGAATTGATTAAAAGG CATGAAGCCACAACTACCGAACCACTGGATGAACTCTACGATGCTTTAGGGGAAGTTTTGGGTGCGGAAGAAAAATCGGTGTGCTACAAAAGCTACTTACTG CCCTCCGGAGATGCTGTCAGTCTTTCGGAAAGCATGGCCGTCGTTTCCGAGGGAACCACAGGGCTGGTGACGTGGGAAGCGGCGCTCTACCTGGCAGAGTGGGCCCTGGAGAACCCGCAAGTCTTTGCAGACAG gaaTGTGCTTGAACTGGGTAGCGGGGTGGGGCTGACGGGCATCGCCGTGTGTCGGTCCTGTGCCCCGCACCGGTACATGTTCAGTGACTGCCACCCCAGCGTGCTGAAGCAGCTGCGCAATAATGTGCGGCTGAACGGCCTGTCGGTCAGCAGCGGCCCCCACGCGAGTGTTAcagtggaggagctggactgGGCCACCGTCACGGAGGATCGGCTGCGGGAACTTCGTTTCGACACGGTCATCGCTTCAG ACGTGGTGTATGACCCTGTTGTCATTGGCTGTCTGGTGGGGCTACTGTACAAGATTTTGAATTGCACAGTCCAGGGGGGCAGCTGTGCAAACATCTACATTTCCTCCACCATACGAAATCCAGACACCTACAGCTGCTTCAAGACACAACTCG AAAGTGCTGGAATCAAGCAACAGGTCATCAGTGGTCCTGTCAAGCCAGTCTTCCCTTACAACAGGACCACTTCCATTGAGataataaaactgcatttataa